In Rhineura floridana isolate rRhiFlo1 chromosome 6, rRhiFlo1.hap2, whole genome shotgun sequence, one genomic interval encodes:
- the LOC133386552 gene encoding protein ABHD16B-like yields the protein MCYKMKTYLMIKDSCLFKKWPVEYRWDEAGSSTILHSCSTSTITVNAHNSQGLPPVAQDAAAGSSSTSIFQAFKHCSSRFARYAIAHSIGRWLLYPGSVCLLNKVQPNLLVNGRTRLMEDFHGKRAKLIARDGNEIDTMFVDRRKRRTPEKKEMQLVICCEGNGSFYEVGCFFTPLRAGYSVLGWNHPGFGRSTGKPYPANDINAMEVVIQYAVHRLGFGLPYIAIYGYSLGSYTATWAAMTYPELGALVLDASFDSLLPLAMKVIKKSLRRLVIKTVTEHFNLNVAEMLCQYPGPVLLIRRILDEITSTQFTLESKIPIVKTNRANELLVQLLRCRYPDIMSEEEEETVRSWLAADCPQLDNLIYNYFYHVDDDWCLRTLESYKSSLGSSCSFPWNVGKNLTPIRRKQMALFLARKHLKNVETTHGRTLPPQEFQMPWKL from the coding sequence ATGTGTTACAAAATGAAAACATACTTGATGATCAAGGACAGTTGTTTATTCAAGAAGTGGCCGGTGGAATATCGCTGGGACGAAGCCGGGAGCAGCACCATCCTCCAtagctgcagcaccagcacaatCACCGTCAACGCCCACAACTCTCAAGGCCTGCCGCCCGTCGCCCAAGATGCTGCAGCTGGGAGCTCCAGTACAAGCATCTTCCAAGCCTTCAAGCATTGCTCCAGCAGGTTTGCCAGGTACGCCATTGCCCACTCCATCGGCCGCTGGCTGCTCTACCCTGGCTCCGTGTGCCTCTTGAACAAAGTCCAGCCAAATTTACTGGTAAATGGCCGGACTCGACTTATGGAGGATTTTCATGGGAAACGGGCCAAGCTGATAGCCCGCGACGGGAACGAAATCGACACAATGTTTGTGGACAGGAGGAAGCGGCGGACTCCTGAGAAAAAGGAGATGCAGTTGGTGATATGCTGCGAAGGGAATGGCAGCTTCTACGAAGTGGGGTGCTTTTTCACACCGCTGAGGGCCGGGTATTCTGTCCTAGGGTGGAACCACCCAGGTTTCGGCAGGAGCACAGGGAAACCCTATCCAGCCAATGACATCAACGCTATGGAGGTGGTCATCCAGTATGCCGTACATCGCCTGGGTTTTGGTCTGCCATACATTGCTATCTATGGCTATTCTTTAGGCAGCTACACGGCCACCTGGGCTGCCATGACTTATCCGGAGCTGGGGGCTTTGGTGCTGGATGCCTCCTTTGACAGCTTGCTCCCTTTGGCTATGAAGGTAATTAAGAAGAGCTTGAGGAGGCTGGTCATAAAGACAGTGACGGAGCACTTCAACCTCAACGTGGCTGAAATGCTGTGCCAGTACCCAGGCCCGGTGCTGCTGATCCGAAGGATCCTTGATGAAATCACCAGCACCCAGTTCACTTTGGAAAGCAAAATCCCCATTGTCAAGACCAACCGAGCCAACGAGCTGCTGGTGCAGCTCTTGAGGTGCCGTTACCCCGACATCatgtctgaggaggaggaggaaacggTGCGTAGCTGGCTTGCTGCCGACTGTCCTCAGCTAGACAACCTCATCTACAACTACTTCTACCACGTAGATGACGACTGGTGCCTCCGTACACTCGAGAGCTATAAGTCCAGCCTCGGATCAAGCTGCAGCTTCCCGTGGAATGTCGGGAAGAACCTGACTCCCATAAGAAGGAAACAAATGGCCTTGTTTTTGGCCAGGAAGCACTTGAAGAATGTGGAGACCACACACGGAAGAACATTGCCACCGCAGGAATTTCAGATGCCCTGGAAGCTCTAG
- the LOC133386553 gene encoding protein ABHD16B-like yields the protein MCVLCFPKALAHIFKTYFMASYYFEFGNWPVEFRWDEASGNSSPPSHSGGSRGCGGGRQILVKAAPGACPQASPLAAGPCGDRDSRWSFLSKFKQMPSQLASYIMAHSLGRWLLYPGSVFLLNQALLPILAKGQARLLGEYNGKRAKLVARDGNKIDTMFVDRRSKPRGQAGQRGNRLVVCCEGNVSFYQWGCLFTPLRTGYSVLGWNHPGFAGSTGQPYPENDANAVDVVIRYAMSRLGFRIQDIIVYGWSLGGYSATWAAMSYPSLGALVLDATFDDLLPLALNVMPKSWKKLVVRTVKEHFNLNVGEQLCKYLGPVLLIRRTKDEVITTCPFGLEDQIANLRCNRANELLVQLLEHRYPDIMSREGLEAVHDWLRAASPKQEAAIYKRYKINDEWCVKELQKYKSSLGRGSHFPWRIGKHVARREKQQIAVFLAKKHMKNVEATHWSLLKPDDFQMPWKL from the coding sequence ATGTGTGTCTTGTGTTTTCCAAAAGCTCTTGCCCACATATTTAAAACCTATTTCATGGCTAGTTACTACTTTGAGTTTGGCAACTGGCCCGTGGAATTCCGATGGGATGAGGCCAGTGGCAACAGCAGCCCGCCTAGCCACAGTGGCGGCAGCAGAGGGTGTGGTGGTGGCCGCCAGATCCTTGTCAAAGCAGCACCGGGAGCATGCCCACAGGCGTCGCCATTAGCAGCAGGGCCTTGTGGAGACAGAGACTCAAGGTGGAGCTTCCTCAGCAAGTTCAAACAAATGCCCAGCCAGCTGGCTAGCTACATCATGGCCCATTCGCTAGGCCGCTGGCTGCTGTACCCTGGCTCTGTGTTCCTCCTCAACCAAGCCCTGTTGCCCATCCTGGCCAAGGGTCAGGCTCGCCTCTTGGGGGAGTACAACGGGAAACGTGCCAAGCTGGTGGCGCGGGATGGGAACAAGATTGATACCATGTTTGTGGACAGGAGAAGTAAGCCAAGAGGGCAAGCGGGACAGCGAGGGAACCGGTTGGTGGTTTGCTGCGAGGGGAACGTCAGCTTCTACCAGTGGGGCTGCCTTTTCACGCCCTTGAGGACTGGGTATTCAGTGCTGGGTTGGAACCACCCTGGTTTTGCTGGCAGCACAggccagccctacccggagaacGACGCCAATGCGGTAGACGTTGTGATCCGATATGCAATGAGCCGCTTGGGCTTCAGGATACAAGACATCATTGTGTACGGGTGGTCGCTGGGAGGCTACTCAGCCACCTGGGCTGCCATGTCCTACCCCTCGCTGGGCGCCTTGGTCCTGGATGCCACTTTTGACGACCTGCTCCCCTTGGCCCTGAACGTTATGCCCAAGAGCTGGAAGAAGCTGGTGGTGCGGACAGTGAAGGAGCACTTCAACCTCAACGTGGGGGAACAGTTGTGCAAATACCTAGGGCCTGTCTTGCTCATCCGGAGGACCAAGGACGAGGTCATCACCACCTGCCCGTTTGGTCTCGAGGACCAGATAGCCAATCTCAGGTGCAACAGGGCCAACGAGCTCCTGGTGCAGCTGCTGGAGCACCGTTACCCTGACATCATGTCCCGAGAAGGGCTGGAAGCTGTCCATGACTGGCTGAGGGCCGCCAGCCCCAAACAGGAGGCGGCCATCTACAAGCGCTACAAAATAAACGACGAGTGGTGCGTCAAGGAGCTACAGAAGTACAAATCCAGCCTTGGGCGCGGAAGCCACTTCCCTTGGAGGATCGGGAAGCACGTGGCCCGCAGGGAGAAGCAGCAGATAGCTGTCTTTTTAGCCAAGAAGCACATGAAGAATGTGGAGGCTACACACTGGTCGCTCCTCAAGCCCGATGACTTCCAGATGCCCTGGAAGTTATAG